A section of the Nitrospirota bacterium genome encodes:
- a CDS encoding response regulator — MKISHRLISGNIIIIVLVITIGIFGYFSRNDIVTSFESSEKHFRSIITSATEVSSYAKRTEGHLILFLTLQNKEDREKFFDRYNSLVQEIKVLDIAVKVPEAREYVEKIKAKSARLLSTGESLLKAYDRDMSLSGHFIPAGHETEIRTFNEVASDIRQHGVDLAIAEAVMSEDAHRTALQKASHFQMYGLAIILGGVIIALIQGYVFSKKIAQPLLDLKENVAELTRGNLDIEMAHTSSDEIGELTSSFNIMTRALRDSRHELLSEKERLLVTLRSIGDGVITTDINGNVVLLNIVAETLTGWKQEAAGGKPVQEIFHIVNEKTRETVENPVEKVMSTGRIVELANHTILIGRDGTERDIADSGAPIIDESGRIIGAVLAFRDVTEKRKIENELMKARNIESLGLLAGGIAHDFNNILVGILGNITLAKRKLEKEDKEKIAERLAGVEKAAFRAKDLAYQLLTFSKGGAPLLKTTYISGLIMDSAKFTLSGSSIICNFFFPDGLWPVDIDRGQLSQVIHNLIINAKWAMPEGGKIEARAENIILDGRSAGTTILPDGKYIRISIKDEGIGIPPEHLDKIFDPYFTTRGKGSGLGLATAYSIIKRHGGMITAESIAGEGTTFYLYLPASEKSVMPEADEGAPGTGKGSILLMDDEEIVREVTENMLIELGYDITLVKNGAEAVECYREAAKSDRPFAAVILDLTIPGGMGGRDTLQELRKIDPTVRAIVASGYSADPVMAEYKKYGFSDVLKKPFSLQEISSSLQKVLA, encoded by the coding sequence ATGAAGATAAGCCACAGACTGATCTCAGGAAATATCATTATCATCGTTCTGGTCATTACAATCGGAATTTTCGGCTATTTCTCGCGCAACGATATCGTAACATCCTTCGAAAGCTCCGAGAAACATTTCAGGAGCATCATCACTTCTGCAACCGAGGTCTCGAGTTATGCAAAAAGAACCGAAGGACATCTTATCCTTTTTCTGACCCTCCAAAATAAGGAGGACCGGGAGAAATTCTTCGACCGTTACAATTCACTCGTTCAGGAAATCAAGGTTCTTGATATTGCGGTTAAGGTACCGGAGGCAAGGGAATACGTCGAGAAGATCAAGGCAAAGTCAGCCAGACTTCTGTCAACAGGTGAATCTCTGCTGAAGGCTTATGACCGGGACATGTCTCTGTCCGGACATTTTATTCCGGCAGGGCACGAGACAGAAATAAGGACCTTTAATGAGGTCGCCTCTGACATACGTCAACACGGCGTTGACCTTGCTATCGCTGAGGCGGTAATGAGCGAAGATGCCCACAGGACTGCGCTACAAAAAGCCTCCCACTTCCAGATGTATGGGCTTGCGATCATCCTCGGAGGCGTTATCATAGCGCTGATCCAGGGCTACGTATTTTCGAAAAAGATAGCGCAGCCGCTCCTGGATCTGAAGGAGAATGTTGCTGAACTGACCAGGGGAAATCTCGATATCGAAATGGCCCATACCTCAAGCGATGAAATAGGCGAGCTTACATCCTCGTTCAACATCATGACAAGGGCGCTCCGGGATTCACGACATGAGCTCCTCTCGGAGAAAGAACGGCTGCTGGTAACGCTCCGCTCAATAGGAGACGGCGTCATAACCACCGACATCAACGGCAACGTCGTTCTGTTAAACATCGTAGCAGAAACCCTTACCGGCTGGAAACAGGAAGCGGCCGGCGGCAAACCGGTGCAGGAAATTTTCCATATCGTCAACGAAAAGACGCGGGAGACAGTCGAAAATCCTGTCGAAAAGGTCATGAGTACCGGCAGGATTGTGGAGCTTGCCAATCACACGATCCTGATAGGCAGAGACGGAACTGAAAGGGATATCGCTGACAGCGGAGCTCCGATTATTGACGAAAGTGGAAGGATAATAGGCGCAGTCCTGGCGTTCCGTGACGTCACCGAGAAGCGGAAAATTGAGAATGAGCTGATGAAGGCGAGGAATATTGAGTCTCTGGGGTTGCTTGCCGGCGGCATTGCTCATGACTTCAATAATATCCTTGTGGGCATACTCGGCAACATTACCCTCGCAAAAAGAAAACTCGAGAAAGAGGATAAGGAAAAGATCGCAGAGAGACTTGCAGGCGTTGAGAAGGCAGCATTTCGTGCCAAGGACCTGGCCTATCAGCTGCTTACGTTTTCCAAGGGCGGGGCACCGTTGCTGAAAACCACCTATATCAGCGGACTGATAATGGACTCGGCCAAGTTTACGCTCTCAGGCTCCAGCATCATCTGCAATTTCTTCTTCCCTGACGGTCTGTGGCCGGTTGATATCGACAGAGGTCAACTGAGCCAGGTCATCCATAACCTTATCATTAATGCAAAATGGGCCATGCCTGAGGGCGGCAAAATAGAGGCAAGGGCTGAAAATATTATTCTCGACGGCAGATCTGCCGGCACGACCATACTGCCGGATGGCAAGTATATCAGGATATCGATAAAGGATGAGGGCATCGGCATTCCGCCTGAACATTTAGACAAAATTTTTGATCCCTATTTCACCACAAGAGGCAAAGGCTCGGGTCTCGGGCTTGCGACGGCCTATTCTATAATCAAAAGGCATGGAGGCATGATTACGGCCGAGTCTATTGCCGGTGAAGGCACAACGTTTTATCTCTATCTGCCGGCATCCGAAAAGAGTGTCATGCCCGAAGCTGATGAGGGCGCACCAGGGACAGGCAAAGGAAGCATCCTGCTTATGGACGATGAAGAGATCGTCAGGGAAGTCACCGAAAATATGCTGATCGAACTCGGGTATGACATAACACTTGTTAAAAACGGGGCCGAGGCAGTTGAATGCTACCGGGAAGCGGCAAAATCTGACCGTCCGTTTGCTGCAGTCATTCTTGACCTGACGATACCAGGAGGTATGGGCGGCAGAGATACGTTGCAGGAACTCCGCAAGATTGATCCGACGGTCAGGGCAATTGTTGCAAGCGGCTATTCAGCAGACCCGGTCATGGCAGAGTACAAAAAATACGGATTCAGTGATGTGCTGAAAAAACCGTTTTCCCTCCAGGAGATAAGCAGTTCACTGCAGAAGGTCCTGGCATAA
- a CDS encoding radical SAM protein: protein MNQLLVGSTKRTAFSDGAGGFYPPGLLVISPSMKCNLNCFGCYAGMYKKDEDLPYEVIDRVLTEAKAMGVYFIVVSGGEPFFRKDLLDLFEKHNDMAFHVFTHGGLLDEKLVARLAKLGNVLPAISVEGFKEETDKRRGEGHYERVLKAMKLLKEAGVLFGYSATMTRQNADIMVSDKFVDHWMAQGTTVGWYFLYTPVGREPNWDLVPTPEQREMLRARVAYFRTCKEMLFGDFWNDGPVVGGCIAGGRKYFHINSKGDVEPCVFCHFASHNIKNVSLQEAVTSPLFKKIQSYQKTHDNKLRPCMIIDHPNVYRDVCRMPGVYFTHQGAENIVEGFAEKIDDYSVKWGKLADKAWEENYQKKE, encoded by the coding sequence ATGAACCAGCTTCTGGTGGGCAGCACCAAGCGCACGGCCTTTTCGGACGGCGCAGGGGGGTTCTATCCTCCCGGACTTCTGGTGATCAGCCCTTCCATGAAATGCAACCTCAACTGCTTTGGCTGTTATGCAGGCATGTACAAAAAGGACGAGGACCTTCCCTATGAGGTTATCGACCGCGTATTGACCGAGGCAAAGGCGATGGGCGTTTACTTTATCGTCGTCTCCGGCGGGGAGCCCTTCTTCAGAAAAGACCTTCTCGATCTCTTCGAAAAACATAATGATATGGCCTTCCATGTCTTTACCCACGGCGGACTGCTTGACGAGAAGCTTGTTGCAAGGCTTGCAAAGCTCGGCAATGTCCTGCCTGCCATCAGCGTTGAGGGGTTTAAGGAAGAGACAGACAAACGCAGGGGAGAGGGCCACTATGAGCGGGTGCTGAAGGCGATGAAGCTCCTGAAGGAAGCAGGCGTGCTTTTTGGATACTCGGCGACCATGACCCGCCAGAATGCTGATATCATGGTATCTGACAAGTTCGTGGACCACTGGATGGCCCAGGGCACGACGGTCGGCTGGTATTTCCTGTACACGCCTGTCGGCCGTGAGCCGAACTGGGACCTTGTGCCGACGCCTGAACAGCGCGAGATGCTGAGGGCCCGTGTGGCCTATTTCCGGACCTGCAAAGAGATGCTCTTCGGCGATTTCTGGAATGACGGGCCTGTTGTGGGCGGCTGTATTGCAGGAGGCAGGAAATACTTCCATATCAATTCAAAGGGGGATGTTGAGCCCTGCGTCTTCTGCCATTTTGCTTCCCATAATATCAAGAATGTAAGTCTTCAGGAGGCGGTCACCTCTCCGCTCTTTAAGAAGATCCAATCATATCAGAAGACGCATGACAACAAACTGAGGCCCTGCATGATTATTGACCACCCCAATGTGTACCGCGATGTCTGCAGGATGCCGGGGGTCTATTTCACGCATCAGGGAGCCGAGAACATTGTCGAAGGGTTCGCCGAAAAGATCGATGACTATTCAGTCAAATGGGGCAAGCTTGCCGACAAGGCGTGGGAAGAGAACTATCAGAAGAAGGAGTAA